In Triplophysa rosa linkage group LG7, Trosa_1v2, whole genome shotgun sequence, the following proteins share a genomic window:
- the mitfa gene encoding melanocyte inducing transcription factor a isoform X2, protein MLEMFEYSHYQVQTHLENPSKYHLLQTQRQQVKHYLSSALGAKLSPQASTGPGPSQPSEHGMPPGPGTSAPNSPMALLTLNCEKEMDDVIEDIISLESSYSDDILGFMDAGLQMTNTIPVSANILDMYNNHPLPPATPAPGMMHIMEKPGPCGNFDSYQRPEGFPVAEVRALAKERQKKDNHNLIERRRRFNINDRIKELGTLIPKSNDPDMRWNKGTILKASVDYIRRLQKEQQKAKELENRQKRMEHANRHLLLRIQELEIQARAHGLTVVASPPLYSSDLVARAIKREPGMGDCSSDLYSHLPSPDMSRTTTLDLNNGTISYNDSPAEEGEPGVYDSPNKASNKLEDMIMDNTLSPVCTNDPMLSSGSPVPSNSSSSMDEHDNDC, encoded by the exons ATGTTGGAGATGTTTGAGTACAGTCATTACCAG GTGCAAACACACCTGGAGAATCCATCCAAGTATCACCTCCTGCAGACCCAGAGGCAACAGGTGAAACATTACCTGTCTAGCGCATTAGGAGCCAAGCTAAGCCCGCAGGCCAGCACAGGGCCCGGCCCCAGCCAGCCCTCAGAGCACGGCATGCCCCCTGGACCAGGAACCAGTGCTCCCAATAGCCCTATGGCACTTCTCACCCTCAACTGTGAGAAAGAG ATGGACGATGTAATTGAAGACATAATCAGTTTGGAATCAAGCTATAGCGATGATATTCTTGGATTCATGGATGCTGGACTTCAAATGACGAATACG ATTCCAGTTTCAGCAAACATATTGGATATGTACAACAATCATCCTCTTCCTCCAG CTACCCCAGCACCTGGCATGATGCACATAATGGAGAAGCCTGGACCATGTGGCAATTTTGACTCTTATCAAAGGCCTGAAGGCTTCCCAGTAG CTGAGGTCAGAGCTTTGGCAAAGGAGAGACAAAAGAAGGACAACCACAACCTAA TTGAAAGAAGGCGGCGTTTTAATATAAACGACAGAATTAAAGAGCTGGGGACATTAATCCCCAAGTCAAATGACCC AGACATGAGGTGGAATAAGGGGACAATTCTAAAGGCTTCAGTGGATTATATTAGGAGACTGCAAAAAGAGCAACAGAAAGCAAAAGAACTAGAGAACCGCCAGAAGAGAATGGAACACGCGAACAGACATCTTTTGCTTCGAATTCAG GAGCTTGAGATCCAGGCCCGCGCTCATGGACTCACTGTGGTGGCCTCTCCCCCCCTCTATTCCTCTGACCTTGTAGCTCGAGCGATCAAGCGGGAGCCCGGTATGGGCGACTGCTCCTCGGATCTCTACTCCCACCTCCCCAGTCCTGACATGTCCCGCACCACCACTCTGGACCTGAACAACGGCACCATCAGCTACAACGACAGCCCCGCTGAGGAGGGGGAACCCGGAGTTTACGACAGCCCCAACAAAGCCTCCAACAAGCTGGAGGACATGATAATGGACAACACTTTGTCTCCAGTATGCACCAATGACCCCATGCTCTCCTCCGGCTCTCCCGTCCCctccaacagcagcagcagtatGGATGAACATGACAACGACTGTTAG
- the mitfa gene encoding melanocyte inducing transcription factor a isoform X3, with the protein MPPGPGTSAPNSPMALLTLNCEKEMDDVIEDIISLESSYSDDILGFMDAGLQMTNTIPVSANILDMYNNHPLPPATPAPGMMHIMEKPGPCGNFDSYQRPEGFPVEAEVRALAKERQKKDNHNLIERRRRFNINDRIKELGTLIPKSNDPDMRWNKGTILKASVDYIRRLQKEQQKAKELENRQKRMEHANRHLLLRIQELEIQARAHGLTVVASPPLYSSDLVARAIKREPGMGDCSSDLYSHLPSPDMSRTTTLDLNNGTISYNDSPAEEGEPGVYDSPNKASNKLEDMIMDNTLSPVCTNDPMLSSGSPVPSNSSSSMDEHDNDC; encoded by the exons ATGCCCCCTGGACCAGGAACCAGTGCTCCCAATAGCCCTATGGCACTTCTCACCCTCAACTGTGAGAAAGAG ATGGACGATGTAATTGAAGACATAATCAGTTTGGAATCAAGCTATAGCGATGATATTCTTGGATTCATGGATGCTGGACTTCAAATGACGAATACG ATTCCAGTTTCAGCAAACATATTGGATATGTACAACAATCATCCTCTTCCTCCAG CTACCCCAGCACCTGGCATGATGCACATAATGGAGAAGCCTGGACCATGTGGCAATTTTGACTCTTATCAAAGGCCTGAAGGCTTCCCAGTAG AAGCTGAGGTCAGAGCTTTGGCAAAGGAGAGACAAAAGAAGGACAACCACAACCTAA TTGAAAGAAGGCGGCGTTTTAATATAAACGACAGAATTAAAGAGCTGGGGACATTAATCCCCAAGTCAAATGACCC AGACATGAGGTGGAATAAGGGGACAATTCTAAAGGCTTCAGTGGATTATATTAGGAGACTGCAAAAAGAGCAACAGAAAGCAAAAGAACTAGAGAACCGCCAGAAGAGAATGGAACACGCGAACAGACATCTTTTGCTTCGAATTCAG GAGCTTGAGATCCAGGCCCGCGCTCATGGACTCACTGTGGTGGCCTCTCCCCCCCTCTATTCCTCTGACCTTGTAGCTCGAGCGATCAAGCGGGAGCCCGGTATGGGCGACTGCTCCTCGGATCTCTACTCCCACCTCCCCAGTCCTGACATGTCCCGCACCACCACTCTGGACCTGAACAACGGCACCATCAGCTACAACGACAGCCCCGCTGAGGAGGGGGAACCCGGAGTTTACGACAGCCCCAACAAAGCCTCCAACAAGCTGGAGGACATGATAATGGACAACACTTTGTCTCCAGTATGCACCAATGACCCCATGCTCTCCTCCGGCTCTCCCGTCCCctccaacagcagcagcagtatGGATGAACATGACAACGACTGTTAG
- the mitfa gene encoding melanocyte inducing transcription factor a isoform X1, with the protein MLEMFEYSHYQVQTHLENPSKYHLLQTQRQQVKHYLSSALGAKLSPQASTGPGPSQPSEHGMPPGPGTSAPNSPMALLTLNCEKEMDDVIEDIISLESSYSDDILGFMDAGLQMTNTIPVSANILDMYNNHPLPPATPAPGMMHIMEKPGPCGNFDSYQRPEGFPVEAEVRALAKERQKKDNHNLIERRRRFNINDRIKELGTLIPKSNDPDMRWNKGTILKASVDYIRRLQKEQQKAKELENRQKRMEHANRHLLLRIQELEIQARAHGLTVVASPPLYSSDLVARAIKREPGMGDCSSDLYSHLPSPDMSRTTTLDLNNGTISYNDSPAEEGEPGVYDSPNKASNKLEDMIMDNTLSPVCTNDPMLSSGSPVPSNSSSSMDEHDNDC; encoded by the exons ATGTTGGAGATGTTTGAGTACAGTCATTACCAG GTGCAAACACACCTGGAGAATCCATCCAAGTATCACCTCCTGCAGACCCAGAGGCAACAGGTGAAACATTACCTGTCTAGCGCATTAGGAGCCAAGCTAAGCCCGCAGGCCAGCACAGGGCCCGGCCCCAGCCAGCCCTCAGAGCACGGCATGCCCCCTGGACCAGGAACCAGTGCTCCCAATAGCCCTATGGCACTTCTCACCCTCAACTGTGAGAAAGAG ATGGACGATGTAATTGAAGACATAATCAGTTTGGAATCAAGCTATAGCGATGATATTCTTGGATTCATGGATGCTGGACTTCAAATGACGAATACG ATTCCAGTTTCAGCAAACATATTGGATATGTACAACAATCATCCTCTTCCTCCAG CTACCCCAGCACCTGGCATGATGCACATAATGGAGAAGCCTGGACCATGTGGCAATTTTGACTCTTATCAAAGGCCTGAAGGCTTCCCAGTAG AAGCTGAGGTCAGAGCTTTGGCAAAGGAGAGACAAAAGAAGGACAACCACAACCTAA TTGAAAGAAGGCGGCGTTTTAATATAAACGACAGAATTAAAGAGCTGGGGACATTAATCCCCAAGTCAAATGACCC AGACATGAGGTGGAATAAGGGGACAATTCTAAAGGCTTCAGTGGATTATATTAGGAGACTGCAAAAAGAGCAACAGAAAGCAAAAGAACTAGAGAACCGCCAGAAGAGAATGGAACACGCGAACAGACATCTTTTGCTTCGAATTCAG GAGCTTGAGATCCAGGCCCGCGCTCATGGACTCACTGTGGTGGCCTCTCCCCCCCTCTATTCCTCTGACCTTGTAGCTCGAGCGATCAAGCGGGAGCCCGGTATGGGCGACTGCTCCTCGGATCTCTACTCCCACCTCCCCAGTCCTGACATGTCCCGCACCACCACTCTGGACCTGAACAACGGCACCATCAGCTACAACGACAGCCCCGCTGAGGAGGGGGAACCCGGAGTTTACGACAGCCCCAACAAAGCCTCCAACAAGCTGGAGGACATGATAATGGACAACACTTTGTCTCCAGTATGCACCAATGACCCCATGCTCTCCTCCGGCTCTCCCGTCCCctccaacagcagcagcagtatGGATGAACATGACAACGACTGTTAG